The Salmo salar chromosome ssa06, Ssal_v3.1, whole genome shotgun sequence genome window below encodes:
- the LOC106607492 gene encoding ATP synthase F(0) complex subunit C3, mitochondrial, producing MYACAKFVTSPAVLRGGSRVLARPVSVSVFNRPEAKSEQQTLLPAGEASLLTRGFQTSAVSRDIDTAAKFIGAGAATVGVAGSGAGIGTVFGSLIIGYARNPSLKQQLFSYAILGFALSEAMGLFCLMVAFLILFAM from the exons CTGCGTGGGGGGTCCAGAGTCCTCGCCCGGCCAGTCTCGGTCTCAGTCTTCAACAGACCTGAAGCCAAAAGTGAGCAGCAG ACCCTGTTGCCTGCTGGTGAGGCCTCTCTTCTAACCCGGGGGTTCCAGACCAGCGCTGTCTCCAGAGACATCGACACTGCCGCCAAGTTCATCGGTGCTGGAGCCGCCACAGTGGGAGTGGCTGGATCAGGGGCTGGAATTGGAACTGTGTTCGGCAGCTTGATCATCGGCTATGCCAG GAACCCCTCCCTGAAGCAGCAGCTCTTCTCCTATGCCATCCTGGGCTTTGCCCTGTCCGAGGCCATGGGGCTCTTCTGTCTCATGGTGGCATTCCTCATCCTGTTCGCTATGTAA